A genomic window from Cyprinus carpio isolate SPL01 chromosome B9, ASM1834038v1, whole genome shotgun sequence includes:
- the LOC109112425 gene encoding uncharacterized protein LOC109112425: MKMLQNLTLTLLINLIFMFSSGKSVSSCIYTAVGDTVIIPFEGAKLLADDELRWTHNKKRVYFKKDSQVKLSEINVTQHGYLILENVQKDKSGEYKGIVYNADGTLIKDTVQQLCVLEPVPEPTVLVECLDKGVNLTCSAVNNSEIVSWMKNGMKANVTHAVLHVSSSELKSGDNFSCTVSHLGRHKSAKEVKPVCSDTGLHTIANEDKGKEVNNNSGNKNTIGLDLWWMLVILTGGGGFLLILFIICLVCLFRCCRRNKRKAKEEEEYRLTFLMPDHTNQPDEQYMQQTTLQRPSKSQRPLPPLPSPRGPPCVGAP; encoded by the exons ATGAAAATGCTGCAAAACCTGACATTAACTCTCCTCATCAATTTAATCTTCATGTTCTCCTCTg gaaaatctGTATCTTCATGCATCTACACAGCTGTGGGTGATACAGTTATTATTCCATTTGAAGGTGCAAAATTACTAGCAGACGATGAACTGAGATGGACACATAATAAAAAgagagtttattttaaaaaagactcACAAGTTAAGCTCAGCGAGATCAACGTTACCCAACATGGATACCTGATACTGGAGAACGTACAGAAAGACAAATCTGGGGAGTACAAGGGCATCGTCTATAATGCAGATGGAACCTTAATAAAGGATACTGTACAACAGCTCTGTGTACTGG AGCCAGTGCCTGAACCTACGGTTTTGGTCGAGTGCTTAGATAAAGGAGTGAATCTGACTTGTAGTGCAGTGAACAACAGCGAAATTGTGTCCTGGATGAAAAATGGCATGAAGGCTAATGTGACACATGCTGTTTTACATGTCAGCTCATCTGAGCTCAAATCTGGAGATAACTTCTCATGCACAGTCAGCCACTTGGGAAGACACAAGTCAGCAAAAGAAGTTAAGCCAGTGTGCTCTGACACAG GTCTACATACAATTGCCAATGAAGACAAAGGAAAAGAAGTGAACAACAACAGTGGAAATAAGAATACAATTG GCTTAGATTTATGGTGGATGCTGGTGATCCTGACAGGGGGAGGAGGTTTCCTCCTCATACTCTTCATCATCTGCCTAGTCTGTCTCTTCCGCTGCTGCAGACGAAACAAGAGGAAAGCAAAAG AGGAAGAAGAGTACCGGCTTACATTTCTAATGCCAGATCACACAAATCAGCCTGATGAGCAGTACATGCAACAAACCACATTGCAGAGGCCTTCCAAAAGCCAGCGTCCTCTTCCACCCTTACCCAGCCCCCGAGGTCCTCCTTGTGTTGGAGCCCCATGA